One part of the Magallana gigas chromosome 5, xbMagGiga1.1, whole genome shotgun sequence genome encodes these proteins:
- the LOC105318350 gene encoding uncharacterized protein, translating to MIAQVTVSLLICFLGCWALRPGPSRSVLKRQVLAPSSLDTHIRTARLSRRLNRTVIVVIDCETVPCKNNATCHHESHCECAPGWTGHVCDKEVTHHVQKYGFETELGLTSDPGNEVDFQLATYSEYIGRGTEGNSYALVQSDTTCHYHTQLYSDPIYTENSLLIEFDYTTYGNGVLNFHMLDTDGYGTYHLLFDTGNNGIWKSFSYSIAGGYNIQYYFSAVTGGDTWDFYGAVAIDNLRTTVQK from the exons ATGATCGCGCAAGTGACCGTCAGCCTTCTGATTTGTTTCCTGGGATGTTGGGCCCTCAGACCA GGACCATCTAGAAGCGTTTTGAAGCGACAAGTCTTGGCTCCAAGTTCTCTCGACACTCACATCAGAACTGCACGGCTATCCAGAAGACTCAATAgg ACAGTGATCGTGGTAATTGATTGTGAGACGGTCCCCTGTAAGAACAACGCCACCTGTCACCATGAGTCTCACTGTGAATGTGCCCCGGGCTGGACCGGTCACGTGTGTGATAAAGAAG TGACACATCACGTCCAGAAGTATGGCTTTGAGACAGAGCTGGGGCTGACCAGTGACCCAGGCAATGAAGTCGACTTCCAACTCGCCACG TATTCGGAATACATCGGAAGGGGAACAGAGGGTAATAGTTACGCCTTGGTACAGAGTGACACTACATGCCACTATCACACACAGCTGTACTCTGATCCTATATACACAG AAAACAGCTTGCTGATTGAGTTTGACTACACGACGTACGGTAACGGGGTTCTAAACTTCCACATGCTTGATACAGATGGTTACGGGACTTACCATCTCCTTTTTGACACAGGGAACAACGGAATCTGGAAATCCTTCAGCTACAGCATAGCAGGGGGGTACAATATACAG TACTATTTCTCGGCGGTTACTGGTGGAGATACGTGGGATTTTTACGGAGCTGTGGCCATTGATAACCTACGCACCACCGTCCAAAAGTGA